Genomic DNA from Peribacillus simplex NBRC 15720 = DSM 1321:
GCAGTTTCTCGTAACGGACAAATATTCACGGGCAATGTCTTCCATCTCTTCTTTCGAATCACAAAGGGCTTCCATAGCTGTCGCAACGATTCCAAGCTCTTTTACAAGGTCGAAATCATACTCCATGTTACGGAATTGGCCAGTTACATTCGCTAAGATGGATAAGACTGCCACTTGAGCTGTGTAGGCCTTTGTTGATGCAACGGCAATTTCAGGGCCAGCATGCAGCAAGAGCGTATAATCCGCTTCACGTGACAATGTAGAGCCAGGTACGTTCGTGATGGTCAGGGCTTTATGGCCAAGCGCTTTGATGGACACTAACACGGCACGGCTATCTGCAGTTTCACCACTTTGTGAAATGAAGATGAATAACGGTTTTTTCGATAATAACGGCATATTGTAAGTGAATTCCGATGCCACATGGACCTCAACCGGAATTTCCGTCATTTTTTCGATGAATTGCTTACCAATCAATCCTGCATGATAGCTGGTTCCGCAAGCAATGATATAAATACGGTCAGCCTCACTTACAGCTTCAGTAATACTATAATCGATTGCAAGTTTACCTTCTTCATTTTGGTATGCTTGAATGATTTTACGTATGACAGCTGGCTGCTCGTCGACTTCCTTGAGCATATAGTGAGGATACGTACCTTTTTCAATATCACTTGCATCCAGTTCAGCAGTATATGGAGTACGCATAACTTCTTCGTTGGAAAGGTTCTTGATCGTTACCTTTTCACTTGTCACGATAACCATTTCCTTATCCATCAGTTCAAGGAATTGATCTGTGACTTGCAACATGGCCATTGCATCCGAAGCGACAACGTTAAAGTCTTTTCCGACGCCGATTAGCAGCGGGCTTTTATTTTTTGCGACTAAGATGGTTTCATCATTTTCAGCATCCAATAGGGCGATGGCATATGAACCTTCTAAAAGAGTGAGTGTTTGACGGAACGCCTCTTCCACTTCCATACCTTCGTTCACGAACTTCTCTATGAGTTGAACGATGACTTCCGTATCCGTTTCACTTTTAAAGGCAACATCCTTCAAATATTCACGTTTTAGAATCGCATAGTTTTCAATGACCCCATTATGAACTAAAGTCAATCGACCTGAATTACTTTGGTGGGGATGGGCATTTTCACGGCTTGGCACACCATGGGTGGCCCAGCGCGTATGTCCTATTCCGGTATGTGCCATGGTATCTTCATCCACGGCTCCACGTAAGTCTGCGATTCTTCCCTTTTCCTTAAAGATTGTCACGCCTGCTTCATTTCTCACAGCAATCCCTGAAGAGTCATAACCGCGGTATTCAAGTTTTTCAAGACCTTTTAATAAAATTTCCTTTGCATCGTTAAGTCCAATATATCCAACAATTCCACACATAATTTCTGTTCCTCCAACCGATTCGAGGGAACAGGAATGCACGGGGGCATCCCTGCCCCCTCATCTCTGATATATATTTTTATAAAGGAAATGCCCTAAAGCACTTTTTCCCATTGTGCATTTCCAATCCTTTGTGCAGTAAGTTGCCCTACTGTTTTAAGATTAGAATTACTGCGGCTGTGCACTTCAGCCGGGAGGTATCCGCCGATCATTCGATAAACCTCCTCCTCGTCAACTAAGCCATTTCTCGTCCAGACTTAGTTCAGGCGCTTTTGTGAATCCGTTTCTCCTTGCCTTGCCTACCCTCCTTTTCAACACAACCATTTTCAGAAAATGAGTTGTAAATCAGGATAATCATACCTTAAACAAGGGACATAGGTCAATTCTTTATTACCTTTACCTACAAAAAAGAACTTCTTTATAAAAATATGCATAAAAGGAATTTTCGTTCCCTTTATGCATAGGATTGGTTATTCGTTCATACCCATTTCCGCTCTTACAACTGCGACGATGCGTTCTACATAATTAGTGCATTCCTCAGCTGTCGGTGCTTCAGCCATAACACGGACTAACGGTTCAGTACCGGATGGTCTCACCAAAATACGACCGTTTCCGTTCATTTCCCCTTCGACTGCCTTGATGACTTCCTGTACCTTTTCATTATCGGTTACAGCGTGTTTATCGGTAACTCTGACATTGATCAGCGTTTGAGGATATTTCTTCATCTCGCCAGCGAGCTCCGATAAGGTTTTTTGGGTGTCACT
This window encodes:
- the glmS gene encoding glutamine--fructose-6-phosphate transaminase (isomerizing) → MCGIVGYIGLNDAKEILLKGLEKLEYRGYDSSGIAVRNEAGVTIFKEKGRIADLRGAVDEDTMAHTGIGHTRWATHGVPSRENAHPHQSNSGRLTLVHNGVIENYAILKREYLKDVAFKSETDTEVIVQLIEKFVNEGMEVEEAFRQTLTLLEGSYAIALLDAENDETILVAKNKSPLLIGVGKDFNVVASDAMAMLQVTDQFLELMDKEMVIVTSEKVTIKNLSNEEVMRTPYTAELDASDIEKGTYPHYMLKEVDEQPAVIRKIIQAYQNEEGKLAIDYSITEAVSEADRIYIIACGTSYHAGLIGKQFIEKMTEIPVEVHVASEFTYNMPLLSKKPLFIFISQSGETADSRAVLVSIKALGHKALTITNVPGSTLSREADYTLLLHAGPEIAVASTKAYTAQVAVLSILANVTGQFRNMEYDFDLVKELGIVATAMEALCDSKEEMEDIAREYLSVTRNCFFIGRSLDYYVVLEGALKLKEISYIQAEGFAGGELKHGTIALIEEGTPVVALATQAGVNLSIRGNVKEVVARGANPCIIAMKGLEEEDDRFVIPEVNELLTPLISVIPLQLIAYYAALHRECDVDKPRNLAKSVTVE